The Candidatus Binatia bacterium genome has a window encoding:
- the tkt gene encoding transketolase, with protein MRLVDPDLERLCINTIRTLAIDAVQKANSGHPGLPLGAAPTAYVLWQHHLRHNPRNPLWPDRDRFVLSAGHGSMLLYALLFLTGYDVTLEDIQSFRQWGSITPGHPEFRLTPGVEATTGPLGQGAANAVGMAIAERVLAYRFNRPGHCIVDHRTYALLSDGDMMEGVCAEAASLAGHLRLGKLIFLYDSNGVSLDGPTSLTFSREDVAARFRAYGWRVYEVADGNHDTAAIDTALTEAESDTSSPALIIVHTTLGYGSPHKAGTHEAHGSPLGEEEVRLTKQALGWDPDKTFYVPEAALAHFRTAVERGARAQEEWDQRFTAYAHAFPELAEEWHRTMRGELPLEWDRDIPAFSPGESLATRAAGGRVLNAIAARVPYLLGGDGDLSSSTNTALKGQGSFDGQAGSGRNIHFGVREHAMGAIANGLCYHGGVRPFVATFLVFSDYMRPPIRLAAMSHLPVIYVWTHDSIAVGEDGPTHQPVEHLASLRAVPNLVVIRPCDANETAEAWRWAMRHREGPVALILTRQKVPVLDRTHLAPASDLHHGAYVLSEPREARPAAIIMASGSEVHPALEAQKLLAAQGIPVRVVSMPSWEIFAQQEVAYRRHVLPEDIVARVAVEAAVPMGWERWVGERGRVIGLQRFGASAPGEVNLQKFGFTGAHVAQVVREVLES; from the coding sequence GTGAGGCTAGTGGATCCCGACTTGGAACGCTTGTGCATCAACACCATCCGCACGCTCGCCATCGATGCGGTCCAAAAGGCGAACTCCGGGCACCCGGGTCTGCCTTTGGGGGCGGCTCCGACGGCTTACGTCCTGTGGCAACATCACCTGCGCCACAATCCGCGCAATCCGCTGTGGCCGGATCGCGACCGCTTCGTTCTCTCCGCGGGCCACGGGAGCATGTTGCTGTACGCGCTGTTGTTCCTCACCGGTTACGATGTCACCCTGGAGGACATCCAATCGTTCCGGCAGTGGGGCAGTATCACGCCGGGCCACCCGGAATTTCGGCTCACTCCTGGTGTGGAGGCCACCACGGGTCCGCTCGGCCAGGGTGCCGCGAACGCCGTCGGTATGGCCATTGCGGAACGAGTGCTCGCCTACCGTTTCAACCGCCCTGGGCATTGCATCGTGGATCACCGCACCTACGCTTTGCTCTCGGATGGCGACATGATGGAGGGGGTGTGCGCCGAGGCCGCATCGCTGGCTGGTCATTTGCGCTTGGGAAAACTGATCTTCCTCTACGACAGCAACGGAGTGTCACTCGACGGGCCGACCAGCCTCACCTTTTCTCGCGAAGACGTGGCGGCGCGCTTTCGGGCTTACGGCTGGCGCGTGTACGAGGTGGCCGACGGCAACCATGACACCGCGGCCATCGACACGGCCCTTACGGAGGCCGAGAGCGACACTTCGAGCCCGGCGCTGATCATCGTGCACACCACCCTCGGATACGGCTCGCCCCACAAGGCGGGCACGCACGAAGCCCATGGCAGCCCGTTGGGCGAGGAGGAAGTGCGCCTCACCAAGCAGGCACTGGGGTGGGACCCGGACAAAACCTTTTATGTTCCCGAGGCCGCCTTGGCCCACTTTCGCACCGCAGTCGAACGCGGAGCGCGCGCGCAGGAGGAGTGGGACCAACGCTTTACCGCCTACGCACACGCGTTCCCGGAACTGGCCGAAGAGTGGCACCGCACCATGCGCGGCGAACTTCCTCTCGAATGGGATCGCGACATCCCTGCGTTTTCGCCCGGTGAGTCCCTGGCCACCCGAGCCGCGGGCGGGCGGGTCCTCAATGCCATTGCCGCACGCGTCCCCTACCTGCTGGGAGGCGACGGCGACCTGTCCAGTTCGACGAACACTGCCTTGAAAGGCCAAGGCTCTTTCGACGGCCAAGCGGGTTCGGGCCGCAACATTCACTTCGGCGTGCGCGAGCATGCCATGGGGGCGATCGCCAACGGTCTTTGTTACCACGGAGGGGTGCGGCCGTTTGTGGCCACGTTTTTGGTGTTCTCCGACTACATGCGCCCGCCGATTCGGTTGGCGGCGATGAGCCATTTGCCGGTTATTTACGTGTGGACCCACGACTCCATTGCGGTCGGGGAGGACGGCCCGACCCACCAGCCGGTGGAGCATTTGGCTAGCTTGCGAGCCGTCCCGAACCTCGTGGTGATTCGGCCGTGCGATGCCAACGAAACGGCCGAGGCGTGGCGCTGGGCGATGCGACATCGCGAAGGACCCGTTGCGTTGATCCTCACGCGCCAGAAAGTGCCCGTACTCGACCGCACGCACCTGGCGCCGGCCAGCGACCTCCATCATGGCGCCTATGTTCTCAGTGAGCCACGCGAGGCCCGGCCCGCCGCCATCATTATGGCAAGCGGTTCCGAAGTGCATCCCGCGCTCGAAGCGCAAAAACTGCTCGCCGCACAAGGCATTCCGGTGCGCGTCGTTTCCATGCCCTCGTGGGAAATCTTCGCGCAACAAGAGGTCGCCTACCGGCGCCACGTGCTGCCGGAAGACATCGTAGCGCGCGTAGCGGTGGAAGCTGCGGTTCCTATGGGCTGGGAGCGCTGGGTGGGAGAACGCGGGCGCGTCATCGGCCTCCAGCGCTTCGGCGCCTCGGCGCCGGGAGAAGTGAACTTGCAAAAATTCGGCTTCACCGGGGCGCATGTGGCCCAAGTCGTGCGCGAGGTACTGGAATCATGA